The genomic segment CAGGCGCCTCAGGGGGATGGTGGCCTCCATCTTGCGCCGGTAGTCCTCGCTGAGCTCCCCGAGCCCCTCGGTGGCGACGTTGCCCGGGAGCACGGCGTTCACGGTGATCCCGTAAGGGGCGAGTTCGATGGCCGCGGAGCGCATAAACCCCAGCATCCCCGCCTTGGTGGCCCCATAGTGGCTCCAGCCCGGGTACCCGGTGATGGGCCCGGTGATGGAGGAGGTGAGGACGATGCGCCCCGCCCTCGAGCGCCGCAGGAGGGGAAGGAAGGCCTTCACCGCCAGGAACATCCCCTTGAGGTTCACCGCCATCACCCGCTCCCAGTCGGCCTCCTCCATGGTGAGGAGGGAGGCCTGGGGGTAGATCCCGGCGTTGGCCAGGAGGATGTCCGCCCCCCCGAAGGCCGCCTCCACCTTCCCGGCGGCCGCCTGTAGGTCGGGGAGGCGGGCCACGTCCGCCCGCAGGAAGAGGGCCTCGCCCCCTTCCTTGCGGATGGCTTCCACCACCCCCTGGCCTGCCCCCTCGTCCAGGTCCAGGACCGCCACCCTGGCCCCCGCCTGGGCGAAGACCCGGGCCATCCCCCGGCCGATGCCCTTGGCCCCACCGGTCACCACCGCCACCTTGCCGTCCATGCGGAACATTGGGAGCCTCCCCCCTTAGCCTAATAGAATGTCCCCCGTGTGGGTCTACCGCCTCAAGGGCTCTCCCTGGGAGCTTGATCCCCTCATCCCCGAGCTCTTCGCCCGGGGGGCGCGGGGCCTCGAGGAGCGGGAAGGGGAAATCCTCGCCTACTTCCCCGCTCCCCAGGACCTGCCCTATGGCGGGGTGTGGGAAGCCTTCCCGGACGAGGACTGGCTGGAGGCCTGGCGGCGGGACCTTAAGCCCGTGGAGGCGGGGCCTTTCCTGGTGCTGGCGCCTTGGCATTCGTGGGAAGGGGAGGGGATTCCCCTGGTGATCGAGCCCGGCATGGCCTTCGGCACCGGGCACCACGAGACCACCCGCCTGGCCCTCGCCGCCCTGGCCCGCCACCTCCGCCCCGGGGAGAAGGTCCTGGACCTGGGCACGGGAAGCGGGATCCTGGCCATCGCCGCCGCCAGGCTGGGGGGGGAGGCGGTGGGGGTGGACGTGGATGGGAGCGTCCTCCCCCAGGCGGAGGCCAACGCCCGGCAGAACGGGGTTTCCGTGCGCTTTCTCCTGGGGAGCCTGGAGGAGGCCCGGCCCCTGGGCCCCTTCGGCCTGGTGGTGGCCAACCTCTTCGCCGAGCTCCACCGGGACCTGGCCCCCCTTTACCCGGAGGCCCTGGCCCCCGGGGGGAGGCTTCTCCTCACGGGGATCCTTAAGGAGAAGGCCCCTCTGGTGCGGGAGGCCCTGGCGGGCGCGGGGCTCGGCCCCCTGGAGGAGGCGGCCGAGGGGGAGTGGGTCCTCCTGGCCTACCGGAGGTAAGGGTGCGCCCCCACCGCGCCTACAGCCCCGGCCTCACCGGGGTGCTTCCCTTAAGGGAAAGCCGCCACCTCCTGGAGGTCTTAAGGGCCCGGGTGGGGGACCGTTTCACCGTCTTTGACGCCGAGCGGGAGGCCCTGGCGGAGGTGGTGGAGCTAGGGCCCCCCGTGCGCTACCGCCTCCTGGAGGAGCGGCGCCCCGAGCGGGAGGTGGGGGTGGAGGTGGCCCTCTACCCGGCCCTCCTCAAGGGGGACAAGCTCGCCGAGGTGGTGCGCGCGGCCACGGAGCTCGGGGCCACCCGCATCCAGCCCCTCATCACCCGCCACTCCGTGCCCAAGGGGATGGGGGAGGGGAAGCTCCGCCGCCTCCAGGCCATCGCCGTGGAGGCGGCCAAGCAGTCGGGGAGGCTTCGGGTCCCGGAGGTGCTTCCCCCCATCCCCCTAGGGGAGGTGCCGGAGGCGGCCCAGGGCCTGGTGGCCCACGTGGGGGCCAGCGCCCTGGTGCGGGAGGTCTTAGACCCCCTGAAGCCCCTGGCCCTGGCGGTGGGGCCCGAGGGGGGGTTTGCGGAGGAGGAGGTGGAGCTTTTGCAGGAGAAGGGCTTCCTCCCCGTGACCCTGGGGCGGCGGATCCTGCGGGCGGAGACGGCGGCCATAGCCCTCCTCGCCCTCGGCACCGCGGGGGAGGGGAGGTGAGGGCGGGGGCCCCGGCAAAGCCACCCCGCCCGGGCTTGCGCCCGGGCGGGGGCCCCGGTAGCCTGGGGGGAGGCTTGGCCATGCGGCTTTGGCCCCTTCTCCTCCTCACCCTCCTCGCCGGGTGCCGTTTCACCTTTCTGCCCCTGGACCCGGGGCGGCCCCTGCCACCGGAGCGGCCCTTCCTGGTGGCCCGTCTCGCCCCCGCGGCGGAGGAGGCCCGGCTTTGGGTGCGGGTGGAAAGGCTTCCCCGCCCCGGCTACCTGCACCTCAGGTGGTTCCGGGAGGAGGAGCTCCTCCTGGAGCGGGCCCTCTTCCTGGAGGGCCCGGGGGAGTACCGGGCGGCCCTGCCCCTGGGGGAGGGCTACCACCGCCTGGTGGGGCTTTGGGAGGGAGCCCCCCTCTTCCAGCTGGACCTGGGCACGCCCCGGCTACCGGACCCCGAGGAGGAGGAGGAAGAGGGGGAAGGTTAGGAAGGCCAGGAAGGTGGAGAGGACCACGCTCCGGGCCACCCGCGCGCCTCCCCCGCCGAACTCCCGGGTGAGGAGGAAGGCGTTCACCGCGATGGGGGTGGCGGACTGGAGGACGAGGACCTGGTGCTCCAGCCGGGGAAGCCCCAGGAGGGCCCCCACCCCGTAGGCCAGGAGGGGGGCGAGGAGGAGCCTTAGGGCGCTGGCCGCCCCCTCGAAGGCCCCCGGCCGGAAGGGGGTTTGGGCCATCTGCATCCCCAGGGTGAGGAGGAGGACGGGGATGGCCGCCTGGCCCATGAGGCGCACCCCCTCGTCCAGGCCGAAGGGGAGGGAAATCCCCAGGCCCCGGAGGAGGAGCCCCAGGAAGAGGGCGTAGAAGAGGGGCAGGCGCAGGGTGAAGAGGAGGCCCTCCCTCATCCCGCCTCCCCGGATGAAGGCCGGGCCCAGGCCGAACATGAGGACGCTGGAGAGGAGAAAGTAGACCACCGCCAGCCGCAGCCCCTCCTCCCCCAGGGCGAAGTAGACCAGGGAGAGGCCCATGTTGCCGGAGTTGGGGAAGAGGCCGCACACCAAAAGCCCCTTGGCCGCCTCGGGGGAGAGGCGGAGGAGGCGGCCTGCCCCAGAGATGAGGAGGAAGAGGAGGCCGTAGGTGAGGGCGAAGCCCAGGGCGAGGCCGAGGAGCCCCTCCCAGGCGTACTCCATCCGGTGCATGGTGTCGAAGATGAGGGCGGGCACCAGGAGGTAGAGGGTGAGGCGGCTTAGGGTGGTGAGGTCCATGGGGAGGCGCTTCCCCAGGAGGTAGCCCGCCAGGACCACCAGGGCCACGGGGAGGAGGGTGTTGAGAAGGGCCCCCATGTGCGGCATTCTAAGGGCATGCCTTCCTACTTGGCCTTGGCCGAGGCCATCCGGGGCGTCCTCCTCCGGGGGGCGGAGGCCCCCAGGCGCCAGGTGCTCCCCATCCCCGGGGGGCAGTTCCTGGTGATGCCCGCCGCCGACCCCGAGGTGGCCCTCTGCAAGCTGGTCACGGTGGAAGCCCATCGCCGCCCTTCGGTCCAGGCGGAGGTCTGGGCCAAGCGGCTGGATACCGGGGAGGCCTTCCGCCTGCCGGGGGAGGAGCTCACGAAAAGGCGCACCGCCGCCCTCTCCCTCCTCGCCGCCCGCCTCCTCGCCCCCAGACGGGAGGGAGCGCTCCTCCTGGTGGGGCCGGGGGCCCAGGGGGAGGCCCACCTGGAGGCCTTCGCCGAGGCCTTCCCCCTCACCCGGGTCCTGGTGCGGGGGCGGGGGCGGGAAAGGGTCCTCGCCCTTCTGCAAAAGGCCCGGGGGATGGGCCTAAGGGCCGAGGAATGGATGGGGGCGGAGGTGCCTGGGGATGTGGCCTTCATCGTGACCGCCACCCCAAGCCCCACCCCCGTCCTCCCTGAGGGGGTGCCCGGGGGAGCCTTTATCGCCGCGGTGGGGAGCTTCCGCCCGGAGATGCGGGAGGTGCCGGAGGGGTTGGTGGCGCGGGCGGCGGTCTACTGCGACACGGAGGACGCCCTCCTCGAGGCCGGGGAGCTTCAAGGGCTGGCGAAGCCCGTGGTGACCCTAAGGGAGGCCCTCCTGGGAAGGCGCGCCAAAGGGGACCCCGTCCTCTTCAAGAGCGTGGGCCACGCCCTCTTCGACCTGGCGGCGGCCAGGGCCTATCTGGGCCTGGGCTAGGGTCGTTTTTGGAGGGCCCTGCCGTGGCCCAAGCCGCGGTGGGGCCCCTAGATGCGGACCACGATTTTCCCCCGGTGCCCCCGGTCCAGAAGGGCCTGGAAGGCCCTTTCGGCCTCCGGGAAGG from the Thermus thermamylovorans genome contains:
- the fabG gene encoding 3-oxoacyl-ACP reductase FabG; amino-acid sequence: MDGKVAVVTGGAKGIGRGMARVFAQAGARVAVLDLDEGAGQGVVEAIRKEGGEALFLRADVARLPDLQAAAGKVEAAFGGADILLANAGIYPQASLLTMEEADWERVMAVNLKGMFLAVKAFLPLLRRSRAGRIVLTSSITGPITGYPGWSHYGATKAGMLGFMRSAAIELAPYGITVNAVLPGNVATEGLGELSEDYRRKMEATIPLRRLGTPEEVAYAALFLASEEARYITGHALVVDGSQTLPESGLALEGLYEEPTR
- a CDS encoding 16S rRNA (uracil(1498)-N(3))-methyltransferase, which gives rise to MRPHRAYSPGLTGVLPLRESRHLLEVLRARVGDRFTVFDAEREALAEVVELGPPVRYRLLEERRPEREVGVEVALYPALLKGDKLAEVVRAATELGATRIQPLITRHSVPKGMGEGKLRRLQAIAVEAAKQSGRLRVPEVLPPIPLGEVPEAAQGLVAHVGASALVREVLDPLKPLALAVGPEGGFAEEEVELLQEKGFLPVTLGRRILRAETAAIALLALGTAGEGR
- a CDS encoding ornithine cyclodeaminase, giving the protein MPSYLALAEAIRGVLLRGAEAPRRQVLPIPGGQFLVMPAADPEVALCKLVTVEAHRRPSVQAEVWAKRLDTGEAFRLPGEELTKRRTAALSLLAARLLAPRREGALLLVGPGAQGEAHLEAFAEAFPLTRVLVRGRGRERVLALLQKARGMGLRAEEWMGAEVPGDVAFIVTATPSPTPVLPEGVPGGAFIAAVGSFRPEMREVPEGLVARAAVYCDTEDALLEAGELQGLAKPVVTLREALLGRRAKGDPVLFKSVGHALFDLAAARAYLGLG
- a CDS encoding 50S ribosomal protein L11 methyltransferase, whose translation is MWVYRLKGSPWELDPLIPELFARGARGLEEREGEILAYFPAPQDLPYGGVWEAFPDEDWLEAWRRDLKPVEAGPFLVLAPWHSWEGEGIPLVIEPGMAFGTGHHETTRLALAALARHLRPGEKVLDLGTGSGILAIAAARLGGEAVGVDVDGSVLPQAEANARQNGVSVRFLLGSLEEARPLGPFGLVVANLFAELHRDLAPLYPEALAPGGRLLLTGILKEKAPLVREALAGAGLGPLEEAAEGEWVLLAYRR
- a CDS encoding AEC family transporter; this encodes MPHMGALLNTLLPVALVVLAGYLLGKRLPMDLTTLSRLTLYLLVPALIFDTMHRMEYAWEGLLGLALGFALTYGLLFLLISGAGRLLRLSPEAAKGLLVCGLFPNSGNMGLSLVYFALGEEGLRLAVVYFLLSSVLMFGLGPAFIRGGGMREGLLFTLRLPLFYALFLGLLLRGLGISLPFGLDEGVRLMGQAAIPVLLLTLGMQMAQTPFRPGAFEGAASALRLLLAPLLAYGVGALLGLPRLEHQVLVLQSATPIAVNAFLLTREFGGGGARVARSVVLSTFLAFLTFPLFLLLLGVR